In a single window of the Ruminococcus albus 7 = DSM 20455 genome:
- a CDS encoding ATP-binding protein has protein sequence MTIKDAKQQVLDSIKAYLEKDEFGEYKISIEHQRPCFLLGPPGIGKTAIMDQIAQETGVNLISYSMAHQTRESAMGLPVIVERNFVGADVKVSEYTMSEIIANIYYTMEQTHIREGILFLDEINCVSESLAPIMLQFLQYKIFGLHQIPPGWVIVTAGNPPQFNKSVNEFDIVTWDRFKKVEIDAEFLCWKEYAYYGGVHPSIIAFLELHPTLFYEIDATDRHNYKIITARAWEDLSEMIQLYESAGMAVTLELVGQYLQDHDVAPMFYEFYCRFNELREVYDPDDLLDGNITQEAVDRARKADIEEAVALMNLLMDGVTYTMRTTIQMEKMIRQIHPKLEDILIKINEGLSCRQIIAEHIMTTRKNLDMAVKARIISPSNKKIQHWIIHNLEAYMDKCTNEGRDNKQRCTIIIQNAFTNLLNGAKNVTSQSMTGLKNMFVFMEAAYGTDSPVMKKLLEELTVNCHTTDFIKKYGSDEFYRLIGQPAVEPTYNNMYELNLEDCLKFE, from the coding sequence ATGACCATAAAAGACGCAAAACAGCAAGTGCTCGATTCTATCAAGGCTTATCTTGAAAAAGATGAGTTTGGTGAATACAAGATAAGCATCGAGCATCAGAGACCCTGCTTCCTGCTTGGACCTCCCGGTATCGGCAAGACCGCTATCATGGACCAGATAGCACAGGAAACGGGCGTAAACCTGATATCCTACTCAATGGCTCACCAGACCAGAGAATCTGCGATGGGTCTGCCGGTCATCGTTGAGAGAAACTTTGTCGGTGCAGATGTAAAGGTATCAGAGTATACCATGTCCGAGATCATTGCTAATATTTACTATACTATGGAGCAGACTCATATCCGTGAGGGTATACTGTTCCTCGATGAGATCAACTGCGTATCCGAATCCCTTGCACCTATCATGCTACAGTTCCTGCAGTACAAGATCTTCGGTCTGCACCAGATCCCTCCCGGATGGGTAATAGTTACCGCAGGTAACCCCCCTCAGTTCAACAAATCTGTTAATGAGTTCGATATAGTTACTTGGGACAGATTCAAGAAGGTCGAGATCGATGCTGAATTCCTCTGCTGGAAGGAATACGCTTACTACGGCGGTGTTCACCCCAGCATAATAGCTTTCCTCGAACTCCACCCCACTCTGTTCTACGAGATAGATGCTACTGACAGACACAACTACAAGATCATAACCGCTCGTGCATGGGAGGATCTCTCCGAGATGATCCAGCTGTACGAAAGTGCAGGCATGGCTGTTACTCTTGAACTGGTAGGTCAGTATCTGCAGGATCACGATGTTGCTCCTATGTTCTATGAATTCTATTGCAGATTCAATGAACTGCGTGAGGTATACGATCCCGATGATCTGCTGGACGGCAACATCACTCAGGAAGCTGTTGACAGAGCACGCAAGGCTGATATCGAAGAAGCTGTGGCACTGATGAACCTGCTGATGGACGGCGTTACTTATACTATGAGAACGACTATCCAGATGGAGAAGATGATAAGACAGATACACCCCAAGCTGGAGGATATCCTTATCAAGATCAACGAAGGTCTTTCCTGCCGTCAGATAATCGCAGAGCATATCATGACCACAAGGAAGAATCTGGATATGGCTGTAAAGGCGCGTATCATCTCACCTTCCAATAAGAAGATACAGCACTGGATAATCCACAATCTGGAAGCTTACATGGACAAGTGTACCAACGAAGGCCGTGACAACAAGCAGAGATGTACCATCATCATACAGAATGCGTTCACCAATCTGCTTAACGGTGCCAAGAACGTTACCAGCCAGTCCATGACAGGTCTGAAGAATATGTTCGTATTTATGGAAGCAGCATACGGCACTGACAGTCCCGTTATGAAGAAGCTTCTTGAAGAACTGACAGTAAACTGTCATACTACTGACTTCATCAAGAAGTATGGTTCTGACGAGTTCTACAGACTTATCGGTCAGCCCGCAGTTGAGCCTACCTATAACAATATGTATGAGCTAAATCTGGAAGACTGCCTCAAGTTTGAATAA
- a CDS encoding ABC transporter ATP-binding protein: protein MSAFVEFKNVKKTYKTGEVEIHAIKDASFEIEKGEFCVIVGASGAGKTTILNILGGMDTLTSGSVKLDGREISTLGKKELTAYRRYDIGFVFQFYNLVQNLTAKENVELAAQICKEPLDAEEVLKQVGLGERMKNFPAQLSGGEQQRVAIARALAKNPKLLLCDEPTGALDYNTGKAVLKLLQDTCRKRGMTVVVITHNSALAAMADRIITVKSGTVESMRINTEIVDVEDIEW from the coding sequence ATGAGTGCTTTTGTTGAATTCAAAAATGTAAAAAAGACCTATAAGACAGGCGAGGTGGAGATACACGCCATAAAGGATGCTTCTTTCGAGATAGAGAAGGGTGAGTTCTGTGTCATAGTCGGGGCATCGGGTGCCGGCAAGACCACTATACTCAATATCCTCGGCGGTATGGATACCCTGACCTCGGGCAGCGTGAAGCTGGATGGCAGGGAGATATCTACTCTCGGTAAAAAGGAGCTTACTGCGTACAGACGGTATGATATCGGTTTTGTTTTCCAGTTCTATAATCTGGTGCAGAACCTTACCGCCAAGGAGAATGTGGAACTTGCAGCACAGATATGCAAAGAGCCTCTCGATGCGGAAGAAGTGCTGAAACAGGTAGGTCTCGGGGAGAGAATGAAGAATTTTCCCGCACAGCTTTCGGGCGGCGAACAGCAGAGAGTCGCTATTGCAAGGGCACTGGCAAAAAATCCCAAACTTCTGCTCTGCGATGAACCTACAGGTGCTTTGGACTACAACACGGGTAAGGCAGTATTGAAGCTTCTGCAGGATACCTGCCGCAAAAGGGGTATGACAGTGGTAGTTATCACCCATAACTCCGCCCTTGCGGCTATGGCTGACAGGATAATCACCGTTAAGAGCGGTACTGTGGAGAGTATGAGGATAAACACAGAGATAGTTGACGTAGAAGACATCGAGTGGTGA